Proteins encoded together in one Acanthopagrus latus isolate v.2019 chromosome 19, fAcaLat1.1, whole genome shotgun sequence window:
- the ppp1r17 gene encoding protein phosphatase 1 regulatory subunit 17: MTTGCVRSTLEPEHRLMIQESMQYQELPEKLVDGRSKMKDGKEEDPQCSEDHGEDQLKKPRRKDTPILNSPPQIPGVRQLKVEKSVVHLEDEEKDMKD, from the exons ATGACAACTGGTTGTGTGAGGTCGACCCTGGAGCCTGAACATCGACTGATGATACAGGAGAGCATGCAAT ACCAGGAGCTGCCTGAGAAGCTTGTGGATGGGAGATCAAAGATGAAGGATGGTAAAGAGGAGGATCCTCAGTGCTCAGAGGACCATGGGGAAGATCAGCTGAAGAAACCTCGCAGAAAAGACACACCCATCCTCAACTCTCCTCCACAAATACCAG GAGTAAGACAGCTAAAGGTGGAGAAGTCGGTGGTCCACTTAGAAGATGAGGAAAAGGATATGAAAGACTGA